The genomic DNA GGTGAATTCTTTTTTATGTTGCCCCCAGATCCTCAGTACACCTTCGCTCCATCTTCTTTTTCCATGTATCTGGGACTGATATGTCGGTTGAGGAGATGGTAAGGGCGGAGTCGCAAGGGGAGGCCCGTGAGATGCACCGGATGGTTTTCGGCCGAACGAATAGGACGAAAGGGTCGATGTGTCATTGGGTGCGGGTGCAATAGAGAATATGGGTGGAGCAACAGCACCCGCGGGAAGAGCCTTGCTATCTCCCAAGGGAAAAGTTGTCGCGCGTAGCCGGTTGTGTAGACCCCAAGGCAGATCTAGAAGGAAGATTCGTCAGTGTTCCAAGCTCCTCGGATGCGCTGTGCCATAGAAACGAAGGCAACTCACACCACTCGAAGTAACCAACAAGAACCATACCCCTATCCATATCAATGGCAGCCCTCCAGCAATATGTCCCCTTTGGTGGGATATGATACCCAAGCACCATAATGCAAGACCTGCAGCAAGGATACTCAAGCCAAGGAGATGGCCCAAGATGCAATGAATCAGACCTGCATTGCAAAACGCAAGTCGGAGGAAACGGGCAAATGCAGCCTCAAGGGTTTGGTTGACTTGTTCTAAAATGGGGTCAAAGATACTGGGCTCCGGTTGATTAGGGTACGAAGGCAATCTATCAGTGAGTTCTAGAAACAGTGGTGCATGTTAGAACGGTTGCATTCAATCAAAACATTCCAACTCACGCTGTGAGGGAGGTAGGTTGGGGATGAGTAGCACTCGGTCCCGAAGGCTCGCATCGATGTTCAACCTCATCGGAGCaccaggctggaaaaatgTGGATTTGGCAGACGAGAATTCATCCTTCAGTTGGCGATCTTGGCAATCCTTTAGGCGCTCCCAAAGTTCTCTGGAGTGGTAAAGATACTTGGAGGAACTGGGGAGGCCAACTGTCACAGAGGGGAGAACTGATTTAGCCCATTCACGGTATCGCTCGCGATAGTTGTGGACCCATTCGTGGAAGTATCTAGCGTAACGTAACGTGAAGAATGGAGGGGCGGAGAGCATGAGGCATAATAGATAAACAGAAAAATATACGCACAGGTTTGACGCCAAACCTTCGACATGGTGCAAGTAGTCCTCGAAGTCTTGTCGTGAGAGCTACACAATGAGTGTGGGATGTGGaaagtaaaaatatcacACCCACGGGAGAAGGATGTTTATCGGCGATAACGTCTTCGAGTGATATGCGATATTTGGGTGTAACTGAGATCGCTTTAGAACCACAGGTATTGGATGCTAATGAAACTCACTAAACCAAGAGTAacgttcctcttctgaggCAGGCGGCGGATTCCACAGACGTGACCCAAGCGACCTAAACGAGCCGATAGAAAACCAATGTGGAGGCGGCCTCTGAGCTCGGGTACGCCTTCGCTGTTGTCGTTTGCGAGCAATGAGCATCAGCCCATGCGCCAATGAGGCGAAGGGAAAGGGGGAGAATCGTAGATGCCATGACGCACAGAGACTTAAGAAGGAATGGCTGTGGAGTGTTTAATCTATTGAAGCGTTGTAATCGGATTGATACATTGCTTCTTGCGGTACCGTGGCGGTAGCATTCGGCGGTTGGATCTCACAAAGGTAATTCCTCCAGGAACTACAGGTCATCGTTTCCAATTCCTTCTTTGATCAAACTATAGCTATACTAAGTTTACCATCCGCGCCAGTTCACTCAgcacttttttttttattcttTTATTCTCCCACTATCACACTCGATACAAACGCTCCCCAAATCTCTTAATGATATCTCGCTGCTACCCATGAGCCGCAGCCGCAGCCCCAGGCCACCTCCGGGCAGTTTGTGTGGCGGAATTGGCCCGATTCAGGTGAAGGCCCTTCCTGGACCCCAATCCATAATACCAGAAGTTGCTTTCGTGCGCCTCGACATATACGCTGCCCGATTTTGAAGCTGATTAGGTGATCTAATCAACATGAGGCTTGGGCATTTCATTGATTCCGCTGAAATTAGTTCACTTAGTTGTCGGGCTGCGTCTTACTACACTCAGTTGTCTCGGCGACACGTCCAGCGCAGGGTAGCGGATCATTTGAGAAAGAGACAAGAAGGTTATACGGACTCATCCTCAAGACTCTAGGTGCGATTAGTTACTATGCAACGTCTAGTATGCATTTCATATTGTATTAAACTCACATGTGAATCCGGGACATCTAGGCCGATTGAAATTTACTCTGCGTGTCTTGTGCATCTATCTTCTCTCAAGCACTGGGCTTGAAATCCCGATAGCATTCAGTCCCCTTACCGGTATGCCCTACTCCCGGAATGTTCTGCGGCCCTGTACCTTTGGTTTCTGATGCACCTTGGCTCCTTTGGGCGAACATAACGTCCTTGTTTTTCATACAAGTTATAAGAAACAAATATACTAGGCAATAGACGTTCTAGAGCATTTGCCATCCCGGTAGCGGGCAGGCCTGGACACTGGGTTTATTGTATAGTCTTCGCTTGAGAGTAAACTGCCCCTAGTTTCGTACCTGATGGAAACACCAAACGGTTTCTTCGCGTGCTTAGTGATGGGAGAGCACTTTACATAATTCGTCAAGGTTTATAGATAGCCAAGCTCAAGTAAACTTGAAAGTTACACTGTGAGTATGAGCAATATTATGCTTTCCAACTGCGTTTTGTCCACGCTAATTAACATTCTGACTGCCCATATTGGGTACTGGTTCGTGAGGAAGACTATCGTCTTGAAGGTTTCATCTTCGgcgaaaagaaaaaagtaTAATAGAGTTATATTAAGTACGCATACACACGGATCATGGTATACATATCAATTCCACCCTTGTCCAGAAATGACGGTGATAGGTCATATTGAAATGAATTGACACCTTTTAGTCATAAGGTTTCCTATCAAACTTCCCGGCCGCCGTGTCAAAGCCGTGCCAGTGGGGGGTTTCCTACCTGAGGCCGCACGGAGATCTCAGCTTCCTTGGGTTCCCTGTTCGGGTGAATCAGGTCCACCCACCAATGATTGAAGAGCGACTACATAATGTTGCCACAATTAAGCTAGGGTGCTCATGCATCGATCGGAAGATACTCACCTTGCTGCCTGGCGAGCGGTCAAACCCAGCGTGTTACtaatatatatgtatatattgcATAAGTAATCATGCCTAGTTGTCGAATCATCTGAGTTCGATGCATCATAATTTGGCACCCTGTGTCGTGTACGAGGTGATGGCGCATTCGAATCCTTCGATAAGCCGGGGAATAGGGGTTGAGCCAGTGGGTCCGCTGTTGTTCCCTCGATGTCAACAAACTCAGACTAAACGGTGATTAATTAGAGGTGCCAACCACCCCAATCGGATTGAAATTGGTAAATCTGTTGGTTCGGAGGCCAGACCCCAGAAGAGCACCTGCTATCTGTAAAATCATGTGTTAGCTCTTGGAGATAAGCAATATGTTTATGTGCTTAACGCATACATGGCATCCAATAGTATCACGAGTGTGTAGTATCAACGAATCAACCCCAGTGTCAGACCGAATGTCACGGCAGTCGCAATAGCCGCCGTTCTCCAAGTTGTCACCCAATGAGCCCGTCTGACCAGCGAAGAGTGGACGAGTGTCATAGGGCCGTATAGCGTCCGCGCCCACGGGTAGTAAAGTTCGGGCCCTTGTTCGACTTCGGAAGATTTGCTTCCTCTCCGCGTTTCGACAGTCACCAAATTGATCGTAAGCCCATCATTCTCATGACGTATGGAAGGGTTGACACATGCGAATACGTCGGGCATTGTTCGTCGACGTTGCATGGCATGTTCGGGCAGTTGTATGGATGGTACAGCGACATCCTGCCCCAGAGGTGGAAGCCACGTCGAGGCATAAGGCGGCTGAGCTATGGGTTGAGCTTCGTTATTCAAGGCAAGTGCCGGATATTGATGAAAGGTACTGGAGAAATGATGCACTTCTGGAACTTCTCGTCCAAATGCATCGGACACGACGATTCCGAAGTCGTTTTCCTCCGAAAAGGGGCTGTCTGGTCGTTCTTCTATCTCCATCAGTTCCATCGACAAGTCTACCACTGCGTTTCTCCGTTGCGGCAGCTCGGAAGACGATCCCTTAGACGAGGGGCTAGTAGCAGGTTGATGTACTTGCAAGACATCTACATGTTTCACACTCATGGCAAATGAGCTGCGGGGTAGGTCCTTGGTTTgacgtggtggtggtagatCCGTTGTCGTTTTCTGGTCAAAGACCCGCGGGTCGGTCGGCTTACTGTTGCACAGCGGCCTTCCAACCATCTTCAGTACACCTTCTCCCCGTCTTCTCTCTAAAAGAGCGTGAAAGCCAAAAGTATTTTCAGAAGTCGAAAATGCTGTGCTGGTAGTGGGGAGTAAACTGGAGCCATTTGATCGGCGTCGGTGGCATGAATATGAAGAGGATTCAACATCGGTCGGGCCGGGAGCAGGTGCAGGCGCAAGGGAGTAGACAGTGGACGTACCACATCGGGTGGCAGAGGTCTCTTGATTTCCCAAGGATATAGCTGGCGGGCATCGCCTACGTACTGTTTCGAAAATTTCCAGATGTAAGATAATGAGAGATACACACCTGTCACATAAACTGTGAGACAATGCTGAAAATTCAAACCCAATGTAAGTCTCGTGTAAGGTTTGTTCGAGGACGAGTCTATGGAAGTTGTATATGAGCGAACTCACACCACTCAACGTCACAATCATAAACCATAGCCCAATCCAAATAAGCGGCAAGCTTCCAGCGACATAGCCTCGCTGGTACGAAGTCATTCCTTTAGTCCACATGACAATCCCTCCGGCAAGGGTTAAAAAACCGCCGCATGCGCCAGGTACATAGTGCATCAGGCCCGCATTGCAGAATGCCATTCGGAGAAAGGTAGCAAATGATGTATGGAGGGCGTCACGAACATGACGTAGAATAGGGTCGAAAATACCAGGCTCGGGTTGATTTGGAAACGAAGGCATCTTGTTTGTATGCTCTGAAAAATGGGCAACGCAACCGAGCTATAACGTCAACAATATCTTCTCAAAGCATGAAGGCGTACCCTGTTCATCATACGGAGGCGGAAGGTTGGGAATGAGTAAAACACGATCGACATCTTCATTTGAGATATCCAGTCGCCAAGGTGCCCCAGGTCGAAAAAACATATCTTTGGCCAGGGAGAACTCTTGTCTCAACCCAGGATCTTGACAGTTTTTTAAACGCTCCCAGAGTTCGCGCGGCCTGTAAGCGCCTTTGGACGAGCCAGGGAGGTCGATGCCAGCAGTAGGAAGGACAGACTCGGCCCAGTAGTTGTAGATTTGACGGTAGCGGTAAACCCATTCATAAAAGTATCTGTATCGGATGAGTGCCCGATATAAAGCAGAGACAGACAGTGTCATAACGTGGTGCAAATAATTGGCTGAAATTGATACTGACAAGTTTCCCAAAGATCCCTCCACATACCGAAGATACTCCTCAAAATCATGTCGCGAGAGCTAGAAATGTTTCGGACGAagttggttggttggttagCCTTGACTCCTCGTCAGACTTTGATATGCGTACCGGAGATAGATGTTTGTCGGCAATAACGTCTTCCAGTTGCACCGTGAACCTTGGCTTTACTGAGAGGATAGCTGTTAGACTAGTGTTCGAAGGTGCCAAACAATATGATAGTCAACCTACCAAGCCAAGTATATCGCTCTTCTTTAGCAGGAGGAGGAGGGTTCCACAAACGTTTACCGAACGATCTAAGAGATCCAAATGTGAACCAATGAGGCTGGGGTCTCTCTATTTCCGGGCGCCGTTTTTGGCGCCGTTTGCTAGGGCGTAGCATTAACGCTCGCCCCGTAGGGGCAGAGGGATATTGGGGAGGAAACATGTGGGGGACGATACATGGTGGACTTAAAAGCGAATGAAGTGGAGCGTCTCGATCACTTGCACAGCGTAGTGCTTCTGAAACGTCAATCCGATTGATACATTCTTGTTACGCGGCCATATACACCCATCCCACGGCCGAGACTGACAATTGTTTCTCCAGGGGTCTGACAGGAGAACATTCTTTGACCGAACACTCCGTCGATCACTAGGCATTGACCGTATTTTAGTTTACCCGGAAGTTCCTTGGGTCACTTGCTTCTAACAAGGCATCCCTAATTCTATGTGCTACATTCCGTCCTGCGCTCTACTTTAGATGTATATGCGAATATTACCTCCTAACCCGATGGCATACAGCCGCTATCCAGCCACCATCAAAATCCTTTGTCTTGGGTGCTCAAATCGGCCCGGAGACAACGGCTGATGTCATCCAAAAAACCCACGATTCTTCAACGTACATCAAGAGCCAAAAACATCATTTTcatctatccaaatatggcatCTAACCGATCGCACGCCGTGTTCAATTAATCAATACCTAATATTGGTCTGGGTGGTGGTTTGGTGAATGGTCTACATACACTCTGCTTCAAGGTGACCTTAGAATACACTTTCGGTTGGGCTTTGCCTTATCCGCGCGACAACCCCACGTACACCACCGGCATGGGGCTCTTACCCCCCGAATAAGTTTGAGAAATGCAAAAGGTTGCACGTGGTCATTCAAAGCTGAAATTTTACATAATAtggggtatatgcgtgcttcaACCCGGCATGCTGCTCACCTTAATGAGATTAGAAAACCAAGCATTGAGCGTTGCTAGTATTTATAACTTTTAGTATTATTAAAATCAAGTCTCATTACGTTGATTGGTACATTGCCTCGAGAAATCTATACCCTTTATAAAATAGGTCTGAGTCTATTTTTTTGCATGATAACCTTTGTTTAATTGTGCCTGGGAGATCGTAGAGTGATTTGTGCCAATGGTGCATAATTTTTCCTTACGCTGATTTGAGGGTGCCCCCAAGGGCTTGACAACACACCTAGTCTCAACCTGGTATGTATTTCGTTCCAGGCAACGCCTCGGAGTTGGAATCTCCGCTGAAAGATAAAGTAATAGTTCTCAATCTGTTAAATAGCTGAGGCCATGCTCCACAGCTTCGACGACTCGATCCAGCCCGTCAGGTTATGAAAACCTAATCATGTATCTGCGACGTAATGACAAAGTTAAACGTCGAATAAATTCATTGAGGGTTCGACTATCGCTGCACACAAGCAGCACGTTCTTAGTTTTATGAATCAATAAATAGACTACGAGCTCAACGCCTTGGTCTGTCCGCGTGTAGCCCACCTATGCTGCAGTTCTATAGTACCTATGAACTCTGATCATAAAAACCTTGAACCAATGTATATTATCCCATAAAAACGAGGGTACTAAAGCCAATCAAAAATATTACAGATTTTATAGCAATCTGCCCGAGTATATTATGCTTATACCCCTGTCTGTTTGAGGAAAGCTTGCCAAAATGTTTGCTTCTACGGGGAATGGAGGGATAGGCCCTCAGACCTAAAAGGGGTAATCCTATGGTAGAACTTGGCCTACACTCCAACTATTCCCATATCAAAAACCTTCCAGGCTAGGTCTGGTTGTTGCTCTGGGGGGGTAGGCACACGGGTTTGCTAAGAAGAAGACCGCATGCAATACCACACTTCCTCCATTGGGAAGGACCTTCTACTCAAATCTATAACTCGAGTTTCCTTGATCCTATTGTGCTGGGATACGATAATATGGCTGGGTATTGCCTTTGAAGACCATTACTCTCAAAGTAGGATATAAAGAAAACTAAGATAACTCCCCAGATTCGAAATGGCGCATAATTATTTTAAACTACATAACCCCATCAAAAAAGATCATTTTGAATGTTGGCCAATTGAGCGTAACGGGAGTTCCCTGCTCTCGAATATATGCCATTTCAGACTTTGAATGTAACGATGTCTGCAGCCAGGCTGAACGATATGTCCTATTCAGGGGAACACCCTGTCAACGGGTAAATTTACTTTAGACAACATATTCCGCCCGACGAATTGCTCCTGACATACGGTAAAACTGTCCTTTTCGATTATTTCTGAGCCGATGGCTCCATGTTGAACTTATTTTTGCTGTGGATCGCTTCAACCCTAGCCCAGTGTCTCCCAGCCGCGCAAATGGTTATAAACGAGGCGCCATTGAAAATGACACGACGCGATGTATATTGGTCCCGAGTTGACGTCTTTGGCCGTATCCGTCGATGCCAATCCAGCGGGGCTATTCCGTTTGGCTCGTACGAACATTTTCGATGGTCTCCCGGCAATTCCCACGGCTAGGTCGAAAGCTTTATATATCACTCACAAGACTGGAGTAGAAGTCCTGTTTCCTTGTTAAAGTTCGGGATATCCGACGTATGTGTCGTACGTAGTATTCCTGCCATGAAAAGTAAGATAGTTATGACGATCGATCTGCAAGAAAGGATGTACCAAACTGGGACCATCGGTGGCGTCATAATCTACTGAAAGATAGGGAACACGGTTAGGAGCCCACACAGCGCCGGACCTCGAATGGCAGCCCCCGTTTACGTCCACTGATATGCGCCGCCATCACTCACCATAACACGGGGGCGAAGCCGCAAGTCGTTGATTTTTGTCGCATAGAGCCAAAGTTACCCTTTGGAGTAATTACCTGCCATGGCAAGTCGTTATCCGAAGTTTACGACATATCTATATTGGTAAGCTGCATCAGCAGTATTGTTTATAGACAATTTTACAGAATAAGATGCGATCTATGAGGTAGATTATTTGGCGAGTTTTCAATCGAAATTATTTTGTTGGATTCAATGTGTCACCCAGTAGCTAGGTAGCCTTCGTGGAAGAGGTTAATAGACTAAAATTCGAATCGGGAGCCAGATCTGTGATCGAGTACTAGCTTGAGCTATAATAATAATCTCAAAGCTTCTTAGGAGCTCAGGAGTAGGGGATCCAAACACCGCTCTAGCCCGGCTATCACTCTTGCCATGGCCAGTTTAGCCACTTTGCAGCCACATAATTCACGTGATCGTCCCTGACGTAACATCAGAGAACGTACATGGCACCTCCACGAACAGCACCCAATCCGTTTCTCTTGCTTTCTCTACCTGTTTTAGCTTTTGGATCCTACGTATATCTTGTGAATAAACGCTCAAGAGAACCC from Rhizoctonia solani chromosome 16, complete sequence includes the following:
- a CDS encoding RGS domain-containing protein; translated protein: MLIARKRQQRRRTRAQRPPPHWFSIGSFRSLGSRLWNPPPASEEERYSWFITPKYRISLEDVIADKHPSPLSRQDFEDYLHHVEGLASNLYFHEWVHNYRERYREWAKSVLPSVTVGLPSSSKYLYHSRELWERLKDCQDRQLKDEFSSAKSTFFQPGAPMRLNIDASLRDRVLLIPNLPPSQQLTDRLPSYPNQPEPSIFDPILEQVNQTLEAAFARFLRLAFCNAGLIHCILGHLLGLSILAAGLALWCLGIISHQRGHIAGGLPLIWIGVWFLLVTSSDLPWGLHNRLRATTFPLGDSKALPAGAVAPPIFSIAPAPNDTSTLSSYSFGRKPSGASHGPPLATPPLPSPQPTYQSQIHGKRRWSEGVLRIWGQHKKEFTIKSADQKMLDRRAAVELLPPARRTKNLPRASLVLDVEQANELAASLLPISVTQTPRATFELTYARRNAALDLTSELQAAGFGPEGRPDSPFTEENDFGIVVSDAYHEDTPDDRFHRPSPWTIPPTLVSNGDYSTLQQDWKPSAPESLDRLAPLIQLPDQAAPRRRTMPDVYTPIAETLTIDYPSWSRRGSKSSDLEAGGELYRPWPRTLLGPMTLVHSPLVRRAQWVIIWRTAAISLVVTFGMTLGLIR
- a CDS encoding RGS domain protein gives rise to the protein MFPPQYPSAPTGRALMLRPSKRRQKRRPEIERPQPHWFTFGSLRSFGKRLWNPPPPAKEERYTWLVKPRFTVQLEDVIADKHLSPLSRHDFEEYLRYFYEWVYRYRQIYNYWAESVLPTAGIDLPGSSKGAYRPRELWERLKNCQDPGLRQEFSLAKDMFFRPGAPWRLDISNEDVDRVLLIPNLPPPYDEQEHTNKMPSFPNQPEPGIFDPILRHVRDALHTSFATFLRMAFCNAGLMHYVPGACGGFLTLAGGIVMWTKGMTSYQRGYVAGSLPLIWIGLWFMIVTLSGVSSLIYNFHRLVLEQTLHETYIGFEFSALSHSLCDRCVSLIILHLEIFETVRRRCPPAISLGNQETSATRCGTSTVYSLAPAPAPGPTDVESSSYSCHRRRSNGSSLLPTTSTAFSTSENTFGFHALLERRRGEGVLKMVGRPLCNSKPTDPRVFDQKTTTDLPPPRQTKDLPRSSFAMSVKHVDVLQVHQPATSPSSKGSSSELPQRRNAVVDLSMELMEIEERPDSPFSEENDFGIVVSDAFGREVPEVHHFSSTFHQYPALALNNEAQPIAQPPYASTWLPPLGQDVAVPSIQLPEHAMQRRRTMPDVFACVNPSIRHENDGLTINLVTVETRRGSKSSEVEQGPELYYPWARTLYGPMTLVHSSLVRRAHWVTTWRTAAIATAVTFGLTLGLIR